The following coding sequences lie in one Candidatus Aramenus sp. CH1 genomic window:
- a CDS encoding cbb3-type cytochrome c oxidase subunit I codes for MSKYSVPRTNPILTLLNAVFQLDKDWISRITMGMIVLSLVWGILGIIDALMARIQEATWATSQSLILTSQEYYGGITLHGVRDLFGFAVQLEIAVFIFLSYKLLNFQPRAKWLLNIGFILFNISFMLIEGPIVAYPVFNDNYFGASGWYYLSPIGLPNYSQYVLSPLWYIGYELMDIGTYIFVIWLIYHYYLATKTRKEKLPIFAVFALMTALMIAIGWSGETAANTWDILAYFGITGVNAIANQIAFWILGHSIVYIVWMPAVASMYYLIPLLANKPLYSDRMARIAALLYLIFSNNVPIHH; via the coding sequence ATGTCCAAGTATAGTGTACCTAGGACTAACCCAATTCTAACATTATTGAACGCCGTATTCCAGTTAGACAAGGACTGGATATCCAGAATAACGATGGGCATGATCGTGCTGAGCCTCGTATGGGGCATATTGGGCATAATAGACGCCCTAATGGCGAGGATACAGGAGGCCACGTGGGCCACTTCCCAATCGCTTATCCTCACGTCACAGGAGTACTACGGCGGAATTACACTCCACGGCGTAAGGGACCTATTCGGTTTCGCAGTACAGCTGGAAATAGCGGTGTTCATATTCCTGTCCTACAAACTCCTCAACTTCCAGCCCAGGGCAAAGTGGTTGCTCAACATAGGGTTCATACTTTTCAACATCTCCTTCATGCTAATCGAGGGCCCAATAGTGGCCTACCCAGTGTTTAACGACAACTACTTTGGTGCAAGCGGTTGGTATTACTTAAGCCCAATAGGTCTACCTAACTACTCGCAGTACGTCCTCAGTCCCCTGTGGTACATAGGGTACGAACTAATGGACATAGGCACCTACATCTTCGTCATCTGGTTAATTTACCACTACTACTTGGCCACCAAGACAAGGAAGGAGAAGTTGCCCATATTCGCAGTTTTCGCGTTAATGACCGCCCTCATGATCGCCATCGGGTGGAGCGGTGAAACTGCAGCTAACACTTGGGACATACTGGCCTACTTCGGGATAACCGGAGTGAACGCGATAGCGAACCAGATTGCGTTCTGGATACTTGGACACTCCATAGTTTACATTGTATGGATGCCAGCAGTAGCCTCTATGTATTACTTAATACCCCTGCTGGCGAACAAGCCCCTATACAGCGACAGAATGGCTAGGATAGCCGCGCTCCTCTACTTGATTTTCTCCAACAACGTACCAATCCACCACT